TGGATGCGGTAGAAACACGTATGGATACAGTGGAAGCTGATGTTGCAAGCGTACTTGCAACCGTTGCAACACATGAAACACGGTTGAGCTCGCATGATTCATCTCTATCTGGCCATGGTCGCCGTATTCGAGCACTCGAAGAGCGCGAGCCAACAGGTGGTGGAGGTAGTACAGCACCAACACCAAGTGCGTGTAACGGTAGAAACATGTCATGGGGAGGGGGATGTAGTGCTTATGTACAATCTCTACCTGATGGGGGTGCTGTCGTTCTGAGAGATCAAGTTGCTGGTGATGTATGTACAAATAGACAGCAGTATGTTGGTCAAGTTCGTGTGGCTTGTAACAATGGTCAAATTTCTACAAAGAACGCCTCTTGTGAGCTGAGAAACGTTTATAACGCAACTCAGTGTAGTGGTGGCACAACACCAACACCGAAGAAGAGATGTGCAGCAAAAGATGTGAGCTGGAAGAACAATGCTGGTACAGTCACATGTCGTGGTAGAATTGTTGCAGCTGATCATGATTCAACACGTCGTGTAACATTTGATAACAACAATACAAAACCTGGTGGAAAACGTATTACTGGTGCAGCAAACTTTATTTGTGACAACGGTGTGTTCAAACGTACATCTAAGAACTGTAAAGAAACTGTTAACCCTGAGCCTCCTAAGCCTTGTGCAGGCAAGTCTGTGAGTTGGACTAGTAATGGTGTTACATGTCGAGGAACTGTTTCGAATACGCCACATGGTTTAACTTCAAGTGTAACAGACCCTAACCGAACACGAGAGTGTGAGAACATTATAGATACAACAGGTAGCGCAAGCTTCAGGTGTACAAATGGATCGTTCAAGAAGGTCTCTGGCTCTTGCAGGCAGGTACGGAGTCGTCGAACAGGTGACTGTCGATAAGGACTCTATAAAAGAAAGCGGCGCAAGAGCGCCGCTTTTTTGTAACTCGAACGGCTCGCTTTATTTACATGGATCTGATGAGTAAGAACAAACTGGATTAGAAATAACAAAGTCACCATTACGACAAGTTACTGTAGCAGAGCCTGAAATATGGTTACCACAACGTGGGCGTGGGTGGGTAACTGTTGCAGTATCACCTTCATTGGCACCCCATGCAGTACTTGTACATGTTGGATTACCATAGGCACCAGTCCATTGCACAGGTCTGCTTGTACAGCCAGACACTGTTCCAGAGCTGCCTGTCATATCATCGTGGGAAACGCAGCCTCGTCCATCTGCATCTGGGTGTGTTGGCCAGTGAATGCTTGGATCACCAGATGTATTGATACATGCTGTTCGTTGGTTCTCTCGTGTTTCAAGATTTGTTACACTGTTTTCAACGTTTGTCATGCGGGGTCTCATATCATTTGCAAATGCTTCCATCATATTTTTAAGAGATGTAAGCTGTCTGCTGATACCTTCACTTGTACGTGTCTGTGCATCAGAGTTAGAAATAACGATGAGGGATGCTGTTGTGAGAATTGCCGTAAAAATGAGGCAAGATTTTTTCAAATTCATAATCTTTATCCTTTACTTTTACCGGTTGATGCTACGCCTGTGTATGGGGGTGGTCAAATTAAAAAATGAAAAAGACCTAGAAAAATCTAGGCCTTATCACGTTTAAGTTGTTTTATTGAGGTTCACCATTATGCTCTTTAGAGAGTGGGTATTTTCCTTTTTTGTCTGGAATAGAGCCGTGGACAAGAATACCGTTTGCATAGTAAGTGTGGTCACCATCTAGCATAAGGTTGTAGAGGCGGCGGTCTTCTTCTTCCTGTGGGACAATCATGATGGATTCAATAAGCTGACGCTTGCCTTGTGCCATAATGAGTGTTTGGCCAATTTCAAGCTGACCAATGTTACCAGAAAGTTGGTCGTAAGCTTCTTTCTCAGCCATATCTGGGTTAAGGGCCTTCCAGCCGTCTGTTGTCATAAGAGGGTGGTTATCTGTTGTAAAGGCAGTTTCACCGTTAATCTCAATAAGGTGCTGGTTTTTACCTTTGCGCAGAAGAGGGCGGTCAAGGTCTAGCACGGTGTTAATTGCACCGTCACGGCCCATCAGCTTATCACCAATTTTAACTTTATGAATTTCAAGGTCACTACCATCCGCCATAAGTACTTTTGTTTCAGCCGTAAAGCATGAGCCGCGGCAAACTGCTGCACAATTTTCCATACTATTAGGCGTTAGGTTTGTATTACAGCGGCAGGCACATCTCCACCCCACCCAAACTTGGTCGCTTGGGCATGTAGGAGGCGTGTAGGTGCCACCACCTGTTGGGCCTTCAATATCTGTATGTGTTACACAGTTATTGCTATCAGCATCTGGATGGTTTGGCCAATACAGGCTTGTTGTTGATCTGTTATGGCAGAACGTTTGCCTATTAATAACTGTCTGGAGGTCTGAAATATCCGTTTGTGCTGTTGAGAGCTGTGTTTCTAGAGTGCTAATTCTAGAGCTCATGCCAGTAGACATGCTTTCCATCATGTTTTTAAGGGAGAGAACTTGCCTTGAAAGTGCTTCACCCGCACTTGTTTGTGCCCATACATTGGCAGCTAAAATGATTGTGCAAAGAGAGAGAAAGATTGCAATGGATTTAAGTATTTTACCCTTGAAAAACATAGTGGCCACCATATGTAGTTGTTAATTATTAACAATAGCTTATGCATACCTGCACAAAGGGTCAATATTTTTTATATAGAGTAGAAAAAGAAAGAGAGAAGCGTTACTTCTTGATACTGACAACAAGACTGTTTGTCGGTGCATCTTTAAGCTCTTCTTCAAGGACGATGTTTGTCTTGAGTTTGCCCTCAAGGATGTCGCGTAGCACGATCAGGCGCTCAATAGATGTATTACGATCAGTATCATCAGGAAGGGCAACCATAAAGTAATCTGCTTTTTGCTCTTTTGCAGCCTTTAGGAATGCACGCAGAGACTTTGCATCATCCTGTGCCACCCAGTGGTTGCTCTTTTGATATTGAAGCGTGTAAGACTCAGCAAAAGAAACAAAAGGAGCCAGCACCAGAACAGTCAGTAAAGTGAATGTACGTTTCATATGCGGTGGCTCCTTGTTTTTATTCTTTAAATCCAGTGTTATAGCGCGTTCAGACGGAAGTCTGGACCAAACACCTGGCGGAGTAGGTTGCCGTTTGGCTTCACACTCGCTTCAGCGCGCTTTTTAACAATATACTGGAATTCAAGGTCTTGACGCAAGCTTGCAGATAGCTGCTGTTGCATGGCTTCAACTTGAGAGGCCGTTGGGTTTGGCGTATTTTTAGCGTTTAGCTTAAGCAGAGCGTAGCCTGTAGGCGTTGCAACAGGGGTTGCGTAAAACTCATTTGCATCGAGGCTAAACAGCTTAAGTAGAGCTGCCGCGTTCACCCACTGAGGTGCATTTGTACGGCTGCGCGTTACACCCATCACAGTATCAAGAGGCTTTGTCAGGTTTAGTTCACGCTCAACCTGAGCAAATGTCTTACCTGCTTTAAGGTCGCTCAATGCTTTGTTTGTTGTACGCAGTAGCTTTTCTGTACGTGCTTCATCCTGAAGGGTATCAATAATATCAATTTGAGACTCTTCAAAAGATTTTGTACGGCTTGGCGTTACAGCTGTTACATGCACAACATGTAGAACGCTCTCATCTGTAATAGGGTCAGATACATCGCCATTATTGAGGTTGAAGATTTCATCACGTACCACAGCAGCAAGTTCACGCTCTGCTTGAGTAATGCTATCAACTTTA
The sequence above is drawn from the Pseudomonadota bacterium genome and encodes:
- a CDS encoding Hint domain-containing protein, with product MFFKGKILKSIAIFLSLCTIILAANVWAQTSAGEALSRQVLSLKNMMESMSTGMSSRISTLETQLSTAQTDISDLQTVINRQTFCHNRSTTSLYWPNHPDADSNNCVTHTDIEGPTGGGTYTPPTCPSDQVWVGWRCACRCNTNLTPNSMENCAAVCRGSCFTAETKVLMADGSDLEIHKVKIGDKLMGRDGAINTVLDLDRPLLRKGKNQHLIEINGETAFTTDNHPLMTTDGWKALNPDMAEKEAYDQLSGNIGQLEIGQTLIMAQGKRQLIESIMIVPQEEEDRRLYNLMLDGDHTYYANGILVHGSIPDKKGKYPLSKEHNGEPQ